The Solirubrobacter pauli sequence TCCCGCACGGTTTCCGCGACCGGCCGCGTGGTCAGCCCCGCCGCCTGCGCACGCGTGGTGTCGATGCGCCAGGTTCCCGCATATCTCGCCGCCGGCAGCCACATCGGCAGCTCGACCCACTCCTGGACCTCGGCCTGCTCGAGCCGCTCGTCGGGGATCCAGACGAGCTCCGCCTCGTCGCCGGCGGCGCCGAGCAGCTCGCCCCAGGTCGTCTGCCCGATCGGGCCCGTTCCGTTGAACGCGCCCGCGGTGCGCTGCTCCGCGAGGTCGACCAGGAACCGCGCCAGATCCCGGGCATCGATGATCTGCAGCTCGTTCTCCGGCCGCCCGGGGGCCGGCACCCTCCCGCCCCGCATGACCCGGCTCACCCACCACGGCAGCCGGAACACGTTGTCGTGCGGCCCGACGATGAGCCCGGCCCGCACCGTCGCGAACCGCCCGCCCATCGCTTCGTGCGCCGCCCGCTCGGCCGCCGCCTTGCCCTGCCCGTACCCCTCGCCCTCCTGCCACGTCGGCGAGTCCTCGCTGACCGGCCGGTCGGGCCAGTCGGGATACACGTTGCAGCTCGACACGAACACGTAGTGCCCGAGGTCGAGCCCCGCGCTGGCGCCGACCGTGTCCGCGTCATAGCCGGACGTGTCGATCGCGGCGTCCCAGCCGCGGCCTTCGAGCGGCGTGACGTCCGCGCGGTCCCCCTTGACGTGCTCGGCGTGCGCGTGCGGCGTGCCGTGCAGCCCGCGCGAGTACGTCGTCACTTCATGGCCGCGGGCGAGCGCCTCGTCGACCACATGGCGGCCGAGGAAGACGGTCCCGCCGAGTACGAGCAGCTTCATATGCGCAACCTATCAGTTGCGCGAATACCGTCTGGGTAGTTTCCGTTCCGGATTCCGTAACTCGGACTACCCACCCCGGGGGGACCGCGGGCGTGCCGTCGCCGTTCAGGGCAACCCGTGTTCGAGCGCGCCCTTCACGGACGCGTCCAGCGCGTTCAGCCGGTACAGGGCCAGCGCCTCCGCCGACCCGAAGCGCCGCCCCGGCGCCGTGTCCGCCCCGTGGTGCGTCAACACGCAGTGCAGCAGCGGCAACCGCCGCTCGTCCGGCAGCGGATAGGCCGCCAGCAGCTGCTGGCCCAGGACCACGTGCCCGAGCAGGCGGCCCTCGTCGCTCAGGCCGATCTCGGCGCCGTAGGTGAACTCGCGCGTCTTGCCGAGGTCGTGGACCAGGGCCGCGGTGATCAGCAGGTCGGAGTTCAGGCGCGGGTGGAGCTGGCAGGCCTCCAGGGCGAGCGTCCCGACCGCGACCGTGTGTTCGAGCAACCCGCCGAGGTAGGCGTGGTGCCCCGACCGCGTGCACGGTGCGCGGCGCCACTGCACGCGGAGGTTCGCGTCGCCCAGGACGGCGTCGAGGAAGCCGCGGTACGCTGGGTCGTGGACCTCGCGCGCGAGGTGCTCGAGGAAGCCGTCGAGCTCGTCGAGGTCGCGGTAGGCGACGGGCAGGAACGCGGCCGGGTCCGACGACTCGACCTTCATGATCGCGCGGACCTCGAGCTGGAGCTCGTCGCGGAAGCGCTCGACGCGGCCGGCCACGCGGACGAGGTCGCCCTTCTCGAAGCGGCCGGCGAGGACGTCGGCGTCGCGGAAGGCGCGGCCGGGGATCGCGCCGGTCTTGTCGCGGAACTCGAGCGCGAGGTAGGGGGAGCCCGAACGGGCGGTCAGGCGGTCCTTACGCGAGCAGGCGAAGACCGCGTCGACGGCGTCTCCGGCGCGGAGCGAGGCGATCGTGGTGTCGGTCGGGGCGGTCATCGCGAGCGGCTCCATCTTGACGCGGTACCGTGAAGTGAATGCAGCCGCTGCGCTGGGAGCGCCGTCCAGATGGCCTGCGGGCCCCCGCGCTCGTGTGTGCCTTCAAGGGCTGGAACGACGCAGGCGAGTCCGCCACGTCGGCCCTGTCCTTCGTGGCCTCGAGCCTC is a genomic window containing:
- a CDS encoding NAD-dependent epimerase/dehydratase family protein; translated protein: MKLLVLGGTVFLGRHVVDEALARGHEVTTYSRGLHGTPHAHAEHVKGDRADVTPLEGRGWDAAIDTSGYDADTVGASAGLDLGHYVFVSSCNVYPDWPDRPVSEDSPTWQEGEGYGQGKAAAERAAHEAMGGRFATVRAGLIVGPHDNVFRLPWWVSRVMRGGRVPAPGRPENELQIIDARDLARFLVDLAEQRTAGAFNGTGPIGQTTWGELLGAAGDEAELVWIPDERLEQAEVQEWVELPMWLPAARYAGTWRIDTTRAQAAGLTTRPVAETVRDVRIWLENGGAEELHDWRSEHRPQPMSAEREAALFRLI
- a CDS encoding HD domain-containing protein, with product MEPLAMTAPTDTTIASLRAGDAVDAVFACSRKDRLTARSGSPYLALEFRDKTGAIPGRAFRDADVLAGRFEKGDLVRVAGRVERFRDELQLEVRAIMKVESSDPAAFLPVAYRDLDELDGFLEHLAREVHDPAYRGFLDAVLGDANLRVQWRRAPCTRSGHHAYLGGLLEHTVAVGTLALEACQLHPRLNSDLLITAALVHDLGKTREFTYGAEIGLSDEGRLLGHVVLGQQLLAAYPLPDERRLPLLHCVLTHHGADTAPGRRFGSAEALALYRLNALDASVKGALEHGLP